Proteins from a genomic interval of Medicago truncatula cultivar Jemalong A17 chromosome 3, MtrunA17r5.0-ANR, whole genome shotgun sequence:
- the LOC11407954 gene encoding proline--tRNA ligase, cytoplasmic, which yields MNNKVDIETGLRLINRKDENFEEWYSEVVASAELIEHYDISGLYILRPSAVEIWETLQAFFNPEIKKMNVESCYFPMFVLECHLKKEKAHYDGFKPEVAWVTKSGQSDLETHLAVRLSSEAIIYPYYSKWIRGHRDLPLKLNQWCNAVRWVVGDPIPLIRSREFLWQEGHSAFASEEEADAEALEILELYRRIYEEYLAVPVIKGTKSVGDTCGGAIFTNAVEAFIPNIGRGIQGAATHCLGQKFAEKFEINFEDKKVEKTMVWQNSWGFSTRTIGVMVMVHGDDKGLVLPPKVASTQVIVIPVPYKNVDCEGINDACKAAVKMLREEKIRAELDSRDNYSLERKYSEWEMKGVPLMVEIGLKGLGNKQVCVVRRDNGAKIDIANADLVEEIKKLLNNVQQNMLDVAKQKRDECIQVIHTWDEFVEALNQRKMILGPWCDEKVVELDVKQWTENEMGAAKILCSPFDQPELPEGTKCFASGKPAKKWSYWGRSY from the exons ATGAATAACAAGGTGGATATAGAGACCGGCTTAAGACTCATCAACAGGAAGGATGAAAATTTCGAAGAGTGGTATTCCGAG GTTGTCGCTAGTGCGGAATTGATTGAGCACTATGATATTTCTGGTTTATATATTCTGAGACCATCTGCAGTAGAGATATGGGAGACTTTGCAA GCTTTTTTTAATCCagagataaagaaaatgaatgttgaGAGCTGCTACTTCCCTATGTTTGTGCTAGAATGTCATTTGAAAAAGGAGAAGGCCCATTATGACGGTTTTAAGCCAGAG GTTGCTTGGGTAACAAAGTCTGGACAGTCTGATTTGGAAACTCATCTTGCTGTTCGTCTAAGTAGTGAAGCTATAATATATCCCTATTACTCTAAGTGGATAAGGGGACACCGCGACTTGCCTTTGAAACTTAATCAATGGTGCAATGCGGTTAGATGGGTGGTTGGAGATCCCATACCATTAATCag GAGTCGTGAGTTTCTTTGGCAAGAAGGACACAGTGCTTTTGCTTCTGAGGAAGAAGCAGATGCAGAG GCTCTCGAGATATTGGAATTATATAGGCGTATATACGAAGAGTATTTGGCAGTTCCTGTCATAAAGGGTACGAAAAGTGTAGGGGATACTTGTGGCGGTGCAATTTTCACCAATGCTGTTGAG GCTTTTATTCCAAACATTGGTCGTGGGATACAAGGTGCAGCTACCCATTGTTTGGGACAAAAGTTTGCTGAGAAGTTTGAGATAAACTTTGAAGATAAGAAGGTAGAGAAAACAATGGTTTGGCAGAACTCATGGGGGTTTTCTACTCGAACT ATTGGAGTGATGGTGATGGTTCATGGTGATGACAAGGGATTGGTGCTACCGCCTAAAGTAGCATCAACTCAAGTCATTGTGATTCCAGTGCCTTACAAAAACGTTGATTGTGAAGGAATCAATGACGCTTGTAAAGCAGCCGTGAAGATGTTGCGTGAAGAAAAAATTCGTGCCGAGTTAGATTCTAGAGATAACTATTCTCTTGAAAGAAAGTATTCTGAATGGGAAATGAAAGGTGTCCCTTTAATGGTTGAAATTGGGCTAAAGGGTTTAGGAAATAAGCAG GTTTGTGTTGTTCGACGTGATAATGGTGCAAAGATTGACATTGCTAATGCTGATTtagttgaagaaataaaaaagttgcTCAATAATGTTCAACAAAATATGTTGGATGTTGCAAAACAGAAACGAGATGAATGTATTCAAGTCATACATACATGGGATGAGTTTGTAGAAGCTTTGAATCAAAGGAAGATGATCTTAGGTCCTTGGTGTGACGAGAAG GTGGTAGAGTTAGATGTTAAACAATGGACAGAGAATGAGATGGGAGCAGCAAAGATTCTCTGTAGTCCCTTTGATCAGCCAGAACTCCCAGAAG GCACCAAGTGCTTTGCATCGGGTAAGCCTGCAAAGAAGTGGTCATACTGGGGCCGAAGTTACTAG